The following nucleotide sequence is from Saccharothrix texasensis.
CGCCGGCGCGGCGCGACCGGGCCGGCCACGACATCGCGCTGCTGCCCCAGTCGGTGACGTTCCTCGACCCCGTCACCCCCGTCGGCCGCCAGGTGCGCCGCTCCGCGGAGCTGGCCGGTCGGACGTCGCCGGACGTCGTCGCCCGCGCGGCGCTCGACGGCCGCGGGCTGGGACCGGAAGTCCACCGGCAGTACCCGCACCAGCTGTCCGGCGGCCAGGTCAGGCGCGTGCTGACCGCCATGGCGCTGATGGGTGATCCCGCGCTGGTCATCGCCGACGAACCGACCCCCGGCCTGCCACCCGAGGCGGTCCGCGCGGCCCTCGCGGACCTGCGGCGCATCGCCGACCAGGATCGCGCGGTCGTGCTCATCACCCACGACCTCGCCGCGGCCCTGGAGGTCGCCGACCGGGTCGTCATCTGCCGCCACGGCCGCACCGTCGACGAGGCGCGGCCCGCCGACTTCCGCGCGGACGACCTGACCCACCCCTACACCCGAGCCCTGTGGCACGCCTTGCCCGGCAACGGGTTCCGGCTCTTGGAGAACGCATGACCCTGCGCGCCGACGACGTGTGGTTCCGCTACTCCGGCAAGTCGCGCTGGGTGGTCACAGGGGTGTCGCTGTCGGTCGAACCGGGTGAGGTCGTCGGCCTGCACGGGCCCAGCGGCGCGGGCAAGAGCACCCTCGGCCGGTTGCTGTCCGGCATCCTGCGCCCGCAGCGCGGCCACGTCTCCGCCGACGGACGGGCGCCGCGTCCCGGGCGGGGCACGGCCAACCCCGTGCAACTCGTCTCGCAGCACGCCCTGCTGTCGCTCGACCCGCTCTGGAAGATCCGGCGGAGCCTGGCGGAGACCGGCGTCGGGGAAGACGTCCTCGACGGGCTGGACCCGGCGTTGGCGCCGCCGGCGCTCCTGGACCGCTTCCCCCACGAGATCAGCGGCGGCGAGGCCCAGCGCGTCAACCTCGGGCGGGCACTCCTGGCGGACCCGCGCTTCCTCGTGGCCGACGAGATCACCGCGAGCCTCGACCCGATCAGCCAGGTCGAGATCTGGGAGCTG
It contains:
- a CDS encoding ATP-binding cassette domain-containing protein, whose translation is MTTAPATPLLDIRSLAVSFTQYERGLRRRTVTALSGMDLTTDRGELVALVGASGAGKSLLAHAVLGMLPPNAAESGTVRFDGVVLDPPARRDRAGHDIALLPQSVTFLDPVTPVGRQVRRSAELAGRTSPDVVARAALDGRGLGPEVHRQYPHQLSGGQVRRVLTAMALMGDPALVIADEPTPGLPPEAVRAALADLRRIADQDRAVVLITHDLAAALEVADRVVICRHGRTVDEARPADFRADDLTHPYTRALWHALPGNGFRLLENA
- a CDS encoding ABC transporter ATP-binding protein, translating into MTLRADDVWFRYSGKSRWVVTGVSLSVEPGEVVGLHGPSGAGKSTLGRLLSGILRPQRGHVSADGRAPRPGRGTANPVQLVSQHALLSLDPLWKIRRSLAETGVGEDVLDGLDPALAPPALLDRFPHEISGGEAQRVNLGRALLADPRFLVADEITASLDPISQVEIWELVRAAVESRRIGVLAVSHDRPLLDAVAHRVLDFQDLVDAPSTPRGR